From one Alosa alosa isolate M-15738 ecotype Scorff River chromosome 5, AALO_Geno_1.1, whole genome shotgun sequence genomic stretch:
- the fgf17 gene encoding fibroblast growth factor 17 isoform X1 produces MYGINQHCFYLSFHFFVVWCHAQGENHPSPNFNQYVREQGTLTDQLSRRQVRVYQLYSRTSGKHVQIQGRRVTATAEDGNNFARLFVETDTFGSRVRIKGAESGRYLCMNRRGKLVGKVNGRGRDCIFTEIVLENNYTAFQNAKYEGWYVAFTRKGRPIKASKTRQNQREVHFIKRLHKGPPPFPNTDRLKHFEFISFPPTRRAKRNRKPHKVE; encoded by the exons ATGTATGGGATCAATCAGCACTGTTTTTACTT ATCATTTCACTTCTTCGTGGTGTGGTGCCAtgcacag GGGGAGAATCACCCTTCTCCTAATTTTAACCAGTATGTGAGGGAACAGGGGACGTTGACAGACCAGCTCAGCCGGCGGCAGGTCCGAGTCTACCAGCTCTACAGTCGGACCAGCGGGAAGCACGTCCAGATCCAGGGCCGGAGAGTCACCGCTACAGCAGAGGATGGCAACAATTTTG CAAGGTTGTTTGTAGAGACAGACACCTTTGGTAGCAGGGTTCGCATCAAAGGTGCTGAAAGTGGGCGATATCTATGTATGAATCGCCGTGGGAAACTGGTTGGGAAGGTAAA TGGTAGAGGCAGAGACTGCATCTTCACAGAGATTGTCCTGGAGAACAACTACACAGCCTTCCAGAATGCCAAGTATGAGGGCTGGTACGTGGCCTTCACCAGGAAAGGCAGGCCCATCAAGGCCTCCAAGACCAGGCAGAACCAGAGGGAGGTGCATTTCATCAAGAGACTCCATAAGGGCCCACCGCCATTCCCCAACACAGACCGACTCAAACACTTTGAGTTCATCAGCTTCCCACCGACACGCCGGGCCAAGCGGAACAGGAAGCCTCATAAAGTTGAATGA
- the fgf17 gene encoding fibroblast growth factor 17 isoform X2, whose product MYGINQHCFYLSFHFFVVWCHAQGENHPSPNFNQYVREQGTLTDQLSRRQVRVYQLYSRTSGKHVQIQGRRVTATAEDGNNFARLFVETDTFGSRVRIKGAESGRYLCMNRRGKLVGKASGRGRDCIFTEIVLENNYTAFQNAKYEGWYVAFTRKGRPIKASKTRQNQREVHFIKRLHKGPPPFPNTDRLKHFEFISFPPTRRAKRNRKPHKVE is encoded by the exons ATGTATGGGATCAATCAGCACTGTTTTTACTT ATCATTTCACTTCTTCGTGGTGTGGTGCCAtgcacag GGGGAGAATCACCCTTCTCCTAATTTTAACCAGTATGTGAGGGAACAGGGGACGTTGACAGACCAGCTCAGCCGGCGGCAGGTCCGAGTCTACCAGCTCTACAGTCGGACCAGCGGGAAGCACGTCCAGATCCAGGGCCGGAGAGTCACCGCTACAGCAGAGGATGGCAACAATTTTG CAAGGTTGTTTGTAGAGACAGACACCTTTGGTAGCAGGGTTCGCATCAAAGGTGCTGAAAGTGGGCGATATCTATGTATGAATCGCCGTGGGAAACTGGTTGGGAAG GCCAGTGGTAGAGGCAGAGACTGCATCTTCACAGAGATTGTCCTGGAGAACAACTACACAGCCTTCCAGAATGCCAAGTATGAGGGCTGGTACGTGGCCTTCACCAGGAAAGGCAGGCCCATCAAGGCCTCCAAGACCAGGCAGAACCAGAGGGAGGTGCATTTCATCAAGAGACTCCATAAGGGCCCACCGCCATTCCCCAACACAGACCGACTCAAACACTTTGAGTTCATCAGCTTCCCACCGACACGCCGGGCCAAGCGGAACAGGAAGCCTCATAAAGTTGAATGA